ctccctacaaggggtcaattTTCCACAATCAATGAtcgttttgctctgatattgtaatcacttacttatatcagcattacaatcacacagaaagtttccttccattctgacaacttcctctaggggagggattgttttgtgACAATGAgtgcatatactatatatattctACGTAACATACCATCGGTCTGCATTACTTCTAATGACTTCAGGTATGTAGGAGCTTCGGCAAGGACTTCAGCACTGAGTTGTCAGCCAGTCCGGTGCCGGTGCTGGTAATTTTCCAGGTACAACCAGAACGTGACTATTGTTAGTgtgtgctgcaataccaggggACCATCAGATTAAAGAGATTGCACTGTACTATGAAATCAGCACAAAAGTCCAACTGTTGTATCCTTTCCATAGATTATAAACCGACCACGTACAGGGTCATAGGAAGCGTATGATTTATACTCCCTGCCTTGGACAACAGGAGATACGGCTGGCAAATATATTGGGCCTCTTTATGAGTTTATTTTAGGAGGATGCTGAGCTCGGTCTTATTAATCTCCAGCAAACACTATTAAATAGGGCAGGAAATTGGACTGGAGGGACTTACCCATTAACCCCCGTTCCCCATTAAACAAAGACACCATACAACTATATGCTGGCatattgtgggtaggccacagcctttatttaactgtataaaaccttttaacgaatcctctatttttctccttccatgccaaaaaataaaatgtccgaTTCTAACGTCGTAAAAAACTGAGGCGTAAGAAGGCCCCTCTCGGCCTGAAAAAGCCCTTCCATTtcttgctggcatggaagtcctcaaATTCCGCCTAccggctgtgacaacttcctgtaACATGCATCCCCCCAATCCCTCTAATAATTCTCTTCATCCCCCCCCCTCAGCTCAGAGGGCGGGTGGGCgggcgtcttcactcttcttctcccggtccagaatgatcttcctcttccttcttcttcctctaaccCTGCTAACTCCACCCCTACCACTTGGTCACTTCCTTTCTtcctgacccctcccctccagtcctcagcatcttcgCCAGTAAGCTTTGCTGCTATCTAGACTGGAGGGACTTACCCATTAACCCCCGTTCCCCATTAAACAAAGACACCATACAACTATATGCTGGCatattgtgggtaggccacagcctttatttaactgtataaaaccttttaacgaatcctctatttttctccttccatgccaaaaaataaaatgtccgaTTCTAACGTCGTAAAAAACTGAGGCGTAAGAAGGCCCCTCTCGGCCTGAAAAAGCCCTTCCATTtcttgctggcatggaagtcctcaaattccgccacgaaggatgcagcatattactatgctgcactccgccccccacatgccagcaaaaGAGCCGACTCTACCCCATCCTGCAACCTAGATAAAAAGGTATCTAGCCCTATGTCGCTAAGGTGCACTCCGTCACCTCGCATCATCCCgcgctctcttctctccagctcccAATGACGTATTGCTATCCCACCTAAAGCTCGCACATGCTTTGATATCCTAAAATTGACAGTCTTCCTCACTCTCTCGATGGCTTCATTATCTCTTGCCTCTCTCCAAATTCTTCTGGCCACGATGTCTGACCAAACGATTATGACCCTCTTAAAAAATTCCTTGAAACGAAAAATATCCGCTTTCATCAATGCTATCAACTCAGCCACCTTTATCTTCCCAAGATCATTTCCTCCAGCGTGAATAACTAATATCACTCTGTCATTCTTCCAGCTGCTGATTTTTAGAACCTCCTGGAGCAGCCTGGGCCATTGTAATCCTCTAATACCAAGCCAACGCACTTGCACATTAAGGCCTAAATTCACTCCAATGGGCCTATTTCTGGCTCTCTTTTCCGCCCAGTATACATAGGAGTGGCCCACCACCCATACTGTCCAATCCGACactgtgaataaaataaaagaacaaaaCCAAAGCAGAAATCGCAACACCATAAACAATATTTATAGAACTCTCAGATTTGGCCGAACATATGACCGATATGCATCTGATTTCCAACGACCCACCTTCTTAACCCCCTCGATACCCATGCCACACGCAAAAGCGGACGTTGCCGCTCCGATCCTAAACGAATGTGATCCGAATTCCGAGGGGTTAAGGCCTAGCCTTCTAATGCTATTCCGCATGACCGCCGTGAATTGGTATTTAGTTAGGGGAAAACCCGACGCATGGCACAAAAACGGACCAGTCCCACAGTGTCTCTTGGCGAACTCCTTTACCAGTAACACCGGGCACCACTTTGTCCCCAATTTTCCCACTCTAATCCATTCTCCCATCCCGTATATGTCTGTCTTCGATCTTCTGACACCTATCTTAATACAGTCTTCGTCAATTACCACGTCTGAGAAAAACAGCCCCCCGGGCTTTGATTTGCACGACGATACTAACTCCCCGATGCGTAACGCGGCAAAAAAGGCGATGGAAAAAGCCGCGCGAAAAAGCTCTGCTTCGGAAGCATCCGTGCAGACCGACTCCACCACGTTGAGGATAGCGTTTAATAACTCGAACGTGATAGGGCGCCTGCCGTCCTTGGTCACCCTGTCCTTCTTCCACCCTTTTATTATTTGCCCAAAAACGAAGTCCTTCGTCACGTCTCTTGACCCGTGTAAGCGCAACAAAAATGCTATAGCCGATAGTCGTTTTTTCGCCGCATCCGCTGATGACCCGCTTTTACGCATCGCGGACAGGACATCTAATGTTACCGCCCTTGCTCTTTCTTCTGTTGGAAAAATTCCACCCGCCGCTGCTAACCATTCTTTCCATACTTTGTTATATCGGTTCCATGTGGTACTTGTTACTGACGCTTTAACGAGAGCTAACAGCTCTCCTCTATCActtcccacaagaaagcagggcaacataccccctcgacctccgccgtcgggtgcagctccctgaaatgtgacatctgaaaacgagaaagagcatcagcaGTAGCATTCAAATATCCTGGTACATGTCTCGCTTTAAACTTAACATTGTGCTGTAAACACCGTAAGATCAAATGGCGTAATGCTGCCAGCACCAACGTTGAGGATGACGATTGCTTGTTGACTATTTGCACCACCGATTGATTATCTGACCAAAAACAAATATTACCGTTGGCCAACCTCTGGCCCCATATTTCCATTGCCACCACCAAAGGGAAAATCTCCAATAACGCTGTGTTTTTTATCCATTTTCTTTCAATCCATTTTTTCGGCCATGCAGCACAACACCATTGATCACCCAATATTACTCCGAATCCATATGAACCAGCTGCATCCGATACCAAACCGATCTCTTCATTCTGtttctcctcctccagacatattaCTTGACCGTTAAATGAACTCAGAAAAACtctccatatgtgcaggtctgaCCTCATCCcttttgtcaccctgacaaaatgatggGGTTCCTTTACCCCTTTCGTTGCTAGTGACAACCGCCGGGAAAAAGCTCGCCCCATCGGAATGACCTTGCACGCGAAATTCAACAACCCTAACAATACTTGAAGTTGGTGCAGTGTTACCTTCCGAGAACTGCCCACCAACTCCACAACTTGGCGCAAACGCGCCACTTTTTCATCCGGCAAGTGGAAAGTCATTTCCTCCGTGTCGATTTCTATACCTAAAAAACCGAGCCTCGATGCGGGGCCAACCGTCTTCTCGTCCGACAAGGGGACCCCGGCTTTTTTCATCAAACTACGAAACGACGAAAGTAAAAACTCGCAGGCCGTCGAATTTGCCTGaccaacaaaaagaaaatcatccaaataatgtgataccgatgagatgcccgtctccaCTCTTAACATCCATTCCAAGAATGAACTAAAAACCTCAAAATAATAACAGGAGATAGAGCAACCCATCGGTAGGCACATGTCAACAAAAAACTGGTCCTCGATGCTGCATCCCAGCAGATGAAAACACTGCGGATGCACCGGCAGGAGCCGGAAAGCCGATTCAATATCGGCCTTTGCCAACCAAGCGCCTTTACCTGCCTGTCTAACTAATGCAACCGCGCAGTCGAAAGACGCATAAGACACCGCCGCTTGCTCTTTTGATATTCCGTCGTTGACTGATTCACCCGACGGATAGGATAGGTGATGGATAAGTCTGAACTTGCCAGCTTCCTTCTTcggaaccagtcccaaaggggAAACCCGCAAGTTCACGAAAGGCGGTTCCCGGAACGGGCCCGCCATTCGACCCAATTCTACCTCCTTCAGCAACTTCTCCATCACCAACTGCTTATTATCGCGAGCGGACTTTAAATTCTGGCAAAAAGACGCCGACGAAACTGGGGAATGCGGGATAAAGAAACCTTCAGCAAACCCCGCTCTAAGCAGGTTTGCTTCCAGTCTCCGTGGGTACCGGtcgagccacggctccaggtaCTGGACGCTCACCGGCGTTCGCCCCTGTGCCGGGAACTCCCGTCGCTCGTTGGCGTCGGAAACAACGCAACGCCGTGTGCGAACCTCCGCAGACCGAGCATTCGTGCCGAAATTTGCACGATGCGTAAAAACGGCAGTGGccttcgttgaaggcccagcaAGAACCGGACGGTTTTGGGGCCGCAGCAGCCTGCTGTCCGCTGGCTCCTGCGGCCGATCCTTGAAAGCTATGTTTAACAGGTTTCTGCGCcaggatcaactggatccaaACGTCTGTCGCCTTTGACGCCCAACTGATCTGCTGTGAACCCGAAATTCtgcgacgaaaatcttcgtcatatCGCCACCAAGCCGATCccccgtgcaacttatatgcactgtggatcgtgttGATGTACACGAGCAATTCCGGGCCCTTCTGCGGCTGCTGCTTGCACACTACatgtgccaaaatcaaaaaggccTGTAGCCAATTCCCAAATGTTTTGGCTACTTTGGGTTTTTTCTCGCTCCCACGTTCAGTGAACCGTTCCCTGTCAACTGACACGTGTTCGACTGATAACAgcgaccaaatatccacatagtTACCATTTATAATTTTTGATACCACTTCGTTCTCCAGCCCCGCATCCAACGGGGCTACTCCACAAAACAGCGAGTCTGCTAATTTTAGACCCTCGCTCACCCCTGCCACCGAGGGCAGGCACCTTTGTCCTTGTGCTGGACCACCAACCTCGGgcgaggccgccctccccggtttATCATAGGACACTAGAAGCCCTTTATCCATATCATATTTATCCACCAAGGCTCTGAGAGCCACCATAAATTCATCCTTCCGGCTCGTGCCGGACACATTGTCCCAAACTTTATTTAACTGAAACGACTCACCCGCCTCGTTGACCTCCGGCATAGCCAAGGGAACGTTAGGGGCGGGCAGTGATGTTTGTTGGTACTCCCGTGCGTATCGTGCCGTGCCACTTTCTTGGGGGACACGCCGGCTCCTTGGGCTCCTTGacattgtagccccgcaggctgaCATCCTGTTACCCGGTCTGCTCCGCTCTCCttgtctgatatctgcagaagAAGCCGGTGACCGTGAAAACAAATTCCTCATGACCTGCATCTCCACCTCTCGGTTGCTCTGCCCTTCCCTCCAAGTCACCGCTTCTGCCTGATCACCCCGTATGAATCTGCTCCTCCTCGTCTCCTCTCGTTCTGCTGAAGATGATGAGCAGCTGCGCTCCTCGTGCGCCCTAGCTGTACGCCTGCTCCTTGCCCCCTCTACCTGCCTGCACCTATCCTGCCCTATAATTCTACCGCTGCTATGATGGGGGCGGCTTAAGCTATTGTGCGCTGCGCAATGCTCCGGGGAGTCCCTCTCTACACTGCTGCTGGTAGAAACCCTGAACTCCCTGCGCCTGGCTGAAAACACAGGTGGAGGCCCCCGGCCCCCCCGCGCTATGGCGCGAAAATTCGCCGCCTCTTCTTCGCTGTCTGCCGGCCTGCTGCGCGCTGGTGAGCGAAAATGCGCTGATTTTCCGCTCCCGGCGCCCGCCCCATACCACGCTGTGGTGCGAACTGTCGCTGTTTTTGAGCGATGAAATGATCGCCCCTTCCGCGCTGTAGCGCGAAATTCGTCCGCCTCCTCTATTCTGGTCGCTGCCCCCCCCCTGTCCCCCCCTAAGTGCTGGTGGCGAATATTCTGCCCTCTGTTTGACTGGCCCTTTTcggttcccctccctccccccccactctcccccccgctactcgCGGCGCACGATGAGGGAGATGCACTCTCTGGCATCTCCCTCCTAACGGTCGCTGCATCTCCGCGGCCGGATCTATATCCTGTGCGCGGAACCCTACGCGCGCCTGCTGCTGCACGTGGCGATCGCTCCGGGACCTCGCTCCTTGGGACCTCGCTCCTTGTACTGCCGTCAGCCGCGGGGATACCTCCTCCCGTGCTGGACTTACCCGACCTGGACGCTACCGTACCTCCACGGGTAAGTGTTGTCCTCTCCGCTACCTCTGGCTCACCGACTCCCATGCGTTCCGCTGGTTCCGCCTCCTCCCTACCGCGCTGAGACCGCACGGCGCTGTTCCCTCCGAGTCGCTCCGGTCTTGGGCTGCTGTTCCGTCCGCCTCTCTTCGCCACCGGGCTGGGACTTAGTCGCGCTGGCGGGTTTCTCCTCCGGGTTGGTCTTCCACGTggctcctcgctgctgggcaaaACCGGCTGGCTGGTGCTCGCTCCTTCTTCCACCGCTGTCGTCCCCGAAAGGTCTTCagccatcttcacgagccagcttgtgccctggctggccaccacGTCCTTGATCATCCGCATTAGCTCCTCCATTCTTCAGCTGTTCTGGgtccgtcttcactcttcttctcccggtccagaatgatcttcctcttccttcttcttcctctaaccCTGCTAACTCCACCCCTACCACTTGGTCACTTCCTTTCTtcctgacccctcccctccagtcctcagcatcttcgCCAGTAAGCTTTGCTGCTATCTAGAACAGGCTGTAATCTGTAGTAGCGGTGAATTACCTGGAAAACAGACCGCACTGATAAGAGGTCTCCGTCACCGAATGAAATCCTGCTTATTGTATCTAGCATTGTATAGAGGCGCCACATCATGGTCTACCTCCAAGGAACTAGGGGGACTGGGGTCCTCATATGATGCTTTGTCGCTACGCCAATGTATTTTTGGGGTATTTGTCACCAAGACAGGATATCTCACCACAACAACCCCTTCCACGTGCCCTACTAGAGCGTAAGGATATCATAGAATGGGGTCCGtcgcaatgattttcaatggcttcattctcatttgcgatgttttcactcctgcgatgctgcaaaaaaaaaatcgcagcatgcccattctttctgcgatatcgtccattgttttcaatggtgccggtggcagcagcgctggctccattgaaagcaataggagaacattacgatctcctgccactgctgtgacagctgcagcaggggattcatctctgtgacagctgcagcaggggattccttcatccaggggtttcaccttggtTTCAGtggcgccggcagcagcgcctgccccattgaaaacatagtaaGAACATCatcactgtgacagcagcggcagggtgttcagtgatgaaggaatctcctctgctgacacagctgcagcaggagattgcGATCTTcttcctttgttttcaatggggccaacgctgctgctgctgaagggattccctgcagtgatgtgaggctgttttcacatgaaaacgcctcatatCCACGAGTTTTTAGAAGGTTAGCAAGAGTGATTCAAGGGCCTATATCGCTCTCGCAAGTGTGCGGGAGcacttattgcgttttttgggaggcgaaataagcaaaataagcattttgccaccGTTTTTTCAGACACTTTGCTGCGcaagataaatagtgtgttcaatctaTTATACGGGTCTTTACCGATACGctcataccaaatatgtgggactttttgcattttaaatttttttttctataaagagTGCACAAAAAAGTTACTTTTTTATCAATGTGGTGTTTTTTACACAAATTCAATtctcttttacatttttatgtccctgcagggGACGTGAACTATA
The nucleotide sequence above comes from Eleutherodactylus coqui strain aEleCoq1 chromosome 2, aEleCoq1.hap1, whole genome shotgun sequence. Encoded proteins:
- the LOC136612803 gene encoding uncharacterized protein isoform X2, with amino-acid sequence MEELMRMIKDVVASQGTSWLVKMAEDLSGTTAVEEGASTSQPVLPSSEEPRGRPTRRRNPPARLSPSPVAKRGGRNSSPRPERLGGNSAVRSQRGREEAEPAERMGVGEPEVAERTTLTRGDIRQGERSRPGNRMSACGATMSRSPRSRRVPQESGTARYAREYQQTSLPAPNVPLAMPEVNEADVTFQGAAPDGGGRGVSDWTVWVVGHSYVYWAEKRARNRPIGVNLGLNVQVRWLGIRGLQWPRLLQEVLKISSWKNDRVILVIHAGGNDLGKIKVAELIALMKADIFRFKEFFKRVIIVWSDIVARRIWREARDNEAIERVRKTVNFRISKHVRALGGIAIRHWELERRERGMMRGDGVHLSDIGLDTFLSRLQDGVESALLLACGGRSAA
- the LOC136612803 gene encoding uncharacterized protein isoform X1, which produces MEELMRMIKDVVASQGTSWLVKMAEDLSGTTAVEEGASTSQPVLPSSEEPRGRPTRRRNPPARLSPSPVAKRGGRNSSPRPERLGGNSAVRSQRGREEAEPAERMGVGEPEVAERTTLTRGDIRQGERSRPGNRMSACGATMSRSPRSRRVPQESGTARYAREYQQTSLPAPNVPLAMPEVNEADVTFQGAAPDGGGRGGMLPCFLVGSDRGELLALVKASVTSTTWNRYNKVWKEWLAAAGGIFPTEERARAVTLDVLSAMRKSGSSADAAKKRLSAIAFLLRLHGSRDVTKDFVFGQIIKGWKKDRVTKDGRRPITFELLNAILNVVESVCTDASEAELFRAAFSIAFFAALRIGELVSSCKSKPGGLFFSDVVIDEDCIKIGVRRSKTDIYGMGEWIRVGKLGTKWCPVLLVKEFAKRHCGTGPFLCHASGFPLTKYQFTAVMRNSIRRLGLNPSEFGSHSFRIGAATSAFACGMGIEGVKKVGRWKSDAYRSYVRPNLRVL